A section of the Thermomicrobiales bacterium genome encodes:
- a CDS encoding undecaprenyl-phosphate glucose phosphotransferase — protein MAKSGAPSAPVGQIPADASAKATEIPRRRDAARHDLFAVVSGLTLFLTDAIALVVAFFCAYQLRDIVGIPNTFSHPPRETSALLISIATGSILIVLAISGSYRHQRAASRMDQAYRIISQVSLGLLLAIAATSLALGADFIYSRQMVAYGWVFAITGVTTGRFVHTSIIGRLRARGVASDRLLIVGAGSTGRMVLDKIRRSPQLGYQVVGFVRHAPIDDELPTEIDGMPVLGMTSDLAQIADEQTVDEIIIALAGIPHEEILDMIYAVTELPISVRVYPESFRLLTSDSISIGDLNGLPTVSVRRIGLRRFDHTVKRILDIAVSATALIVFAPLMLVIALIIKLTSPGPVFFAQERVGQDGRAFQLLKFRSMPVDAEDETGPVWAVPDDPRPTRFGRFLRRYSLDELPQFINVLLGEMSVVGPRPERPYFVEQFSQLIPAYMARHHEKSGVTGWAQVNGLRGDTSIEERTRYDLYYVENWSILFDLKIIVKTIFHIFRSDSNAY, from the coding sequence ATGGCGAAATCCGGCGCGCCATCAGCGCCTGTCGGGCAAATCCCGGCGGACGCGTCGGCGAAAGCGACCGAGATTCCTCGTCGGCGTGATGCCGCACGCCACGACCTGTTCGCCGTCGTCTCCGGCCTGACGCTTTTCCTTACCGACGCCATCGCCCTGGTCGTGGCCTTCTTCTGCGCCTACCAGTTGCGCGACATCGTCGGTATCCCCAACACCTTCAGCCACCCACCACGCGAAACATCAGCGCTGCTCATCTCGATCGCCACCGGCTCGATCCTGATCGTGCTGGCCATCAGCGGCAGCTACCGCCACCAGCGCGCCGCCTCACGGATGGATCAGGCCTACCGCATCATCAGCCAGGTCTCGCTGGGTCTCCTGCTGGCGATCGCTGCGACATCACTCGCACTCGGCGCGGATTTCATCTACTCACGCCAGATGGTCGCCTATGGCTGGGTCTTCGCCATCACTGGTGTGACCACCGGGCGCTTCGTCCACACCAGCATCATCGGGCGGCTCCGTGCGCGCGGCGTCGCCTCCGATCGCCTGCTGATCGTCGGGGCCGGATCCACAGGCCGGATGGTGCTGGACAAGATCCGCCGCTCACCGCAACTCGGCTACCAGGTCGTCGGCTTCGTGCGTCATGCGCCGATTGACGACGAGCTACCGACCGAGATCGACGGCATGCCGGTGCTGGGGATGACCAGTGATCTGGCGCAGATCGCCGACGAGCAAACTGTCGACGAGATCATCATCGCCCTCGCCGGCATCCCACACGAAGAGATCCTCGACATGATCTACGCCGTCACCGAGCTGCCGATCTCCGTGCGCGTCTACCCCGAGTCGTTCCGCCTGCTGACCAGCGACAGCATCAGCATCGGCGATCTGAATGGGCTGCCGACCGTCAGCGTCCGGCGCATCGGCCTGCGGCGCTTCGACCACACCGTCAAGCGCATCCTGGACATTGCTGTCAGCGCGACGGCGCTCATCGTCTTCGCCCCACTCATGCTGGTCATCGCACTCATCATCAAGCTCACCTCGCCCGGCCCGGTCTTCTTCGCCCAGGAGCGTGTCGGTCAGGACGGTCGCGCGTTCCAGTTGCTGAAGTTCCGCTCAATGCCGGTCGATGCCGAGGACGAGACCGGGCCAGTCTGGGCCGTGCCGGACGACCCGCGACCGACGCGCTTCGGGCGCTTCCTGCGGCGCTACTCGCTCGACGAGCTGCCGCAGTTCATCAACGTCCTGCTCGGCGAGATGAGCGTCGTCGGCCCGCGACCGGAGCGACCCTACTTCGTCGAGCAGTTCTCGCAGCTGATCCCGGCCTACATGGCCCGCCACCACGAGAAGTCCGGCGTGACCGGCTGGGCGCAGGTCAACGGCCTGCGTGGCGACACCTCGATCGAGGAGCGCACACGCTACGATCTGTATTATGTTGAGAATTGGTCGATCCTGTTCGACCTGAAGATCATCGTCAAGACGATCTTCCACATCTTTCGCTCCGACAGCAACGCCTACTGA